In Malus sylvestris chromosome 2, drMalSylv7.2, whole genome shotgun sequence, the genomic stretch AATCACCAATAAGCCGCATTAGTAACAGCTGAGGTAGACTTAAATTTAGCAATCATAGGTTGTATTCCTAATTGTGTTATGACAATTAATGAATGTAGTAAATTTATTAAAGTAAGCATaagaataaaaatttataatatgaaagtgaatataaaaatttagggtaaattacataaaactacctcaactattcgatcattaacagtttcatacctcgtctttaaaaagtttcaatgtcataccttatctttgaatttgttgcaatgtcataccttccgtCAGTTGTTTGTCAATTCCTCTGCTAAATAATGACGTGGCTTGAAACGGGacctattttttattaaaaaattattaaaataataatatacctaaaaaaaacccaaacaccatcttccccgaccccccttccctgcaaccccTGACCCCTTCCCAACCCATGCCAACATCTCCCCCCCCCCCTAATCCACCTCCTCATTCTCAGCTGCCCACTCATTATTCGTCTTCCCACATTTTCATAAAAACCAAATGGCGTCGCATTGGAAAtgaaaaattcaacaaatgctaggagagagagagacctggcCTCAAACTGGTTCGTGCAAGTTCCAGAAGACGTAGGTCTTGATCATGTCCAAGCCTCCGTCTTTTAATTTCTGAATAAGGTCCGGCCACATCGGCAACCAAAGACACACAAAGCAAAATTCAGACAGAAAAAAATGGATAAATGGAAAAACGCGAGGAAGAAAAGTACCTTGGGAGTGCTGCGAGGATAGTGAATGGAGCCAGACACCAAAACCCTACGCTTCCCGGCAATCACCAGCGCTCTGTGGTCGTACGTTACCTTCGCGTAATATGACGCCATCGCCAGAACTCCGACCACCAAAACCACCATTTAAatcctcatcttcttcaattttgagTTCGTTTATGTATAGAatccttttatatatataaaatttcatttttggaGTACGATTTCTTAAGGTAATTTTGAGGTTTACCATTATCGAAAACAACGAGAACTTTGTCGTGGGAAGTCGGGTCTGAGATGGGGATCTTCGATTTGATGGCTTGGGGTTTAAAAATCACCAAGCAAAGACTTGGGTTTTGCTCCATGAGAAACATTGGGTCATGGTGGTGGTTTGACGTCAATGAGGGATGACGGTGGAGCCCCTGTATGAGTCGTCTGAGTGCGTCGGGTCGTTGGAGGAGACGATGAAAAGTGGGGGTCGGCggcagagaaagaagagatgggTCTGGGGGGGAGATGTTGGCGTGGGTGGGGAAGGGGTCAggggttgcagggaaggggaaggggaaAGGTCTGagttttggatttgggttgcaAGGAAGATggtgtttagggttttttttttttttttgggtaaattattattttattaatttcttattaaatttttaataaaaaatgggtTCCGCCTCAAGCTATGCTAGCATTTAATAGAAGAATTGACAGACAATTGACaaaaggtatgacattgcaacaaattcaaatataaggtaggacattgaaactttttaaagatgaggtatgaaactgttaatgacccaatagttgaggtaattttatgtaatttaccaaaACAATTATGTATTAGCTTAATATACATAGGaatattgtttgataaataTAATCATAAGTTGAATTTAGAGTTCCAAAATTTAGTTTAGACATTTGGtagtaaatatataaatatgatagaagcaaaaccGTAAATAATAACACACCTATAAATATTAGTTTTTGAGAAGGAACTCAATGGACATTACATAATTTACAAGTAGCAAGAAATAGGCAATCAGATAgtgtacaaatatatgaaacttgTACAAGAGAAGTAGCAAGTAAATTTAGTAATTACAAGCAATTAGAAAAtttagaagaagatgagagtGAAAATGAAAGTAATCGAGAAAGTATACATATGatttttgataatttagatattaatttagttaagcaaaattttgatcatattatAGACAAGCTTATGGAagatattaataatttaattgaaGAACAATATTTAGAAAAAGATAAGATATATGATTTAGGACTACATAGGATttcaaatgaagaaatgaaaaaaataattgtaGATATAGGAGTAGAACGtattttaggatcaaaagaatataataatttataagaAGTAAAAATTGAAATCCAGCATAAGAAAGTTGCATAAGAAGTACAAAATAATTCAAGATATGTTGCAAGAAAAGATCAACAATTTATAAGAcaaaaaaatgaacaatataatgaacAAGGAGAAGTAGATTACATGGATGAAAAGAATGGTGAGTCCACCTAGAAAAAATTGGATACCTTACTTAAGAGGaatagaacaaattaatatccAAGTTCTAAAACACGCTAGGGGCTAGTCGGGCAGCGGGTTGGGGCCTAATGCCTAGGCAGATagtaggcggatttaagtagatctattatatttcgtgtaaataagtgtttgtttatacttcaaatatatataatttcatcataaactataaaatagaatgacatatatattatgaagtattggaatatAAGGAAAAACATGggaaacaagcatataatgtgtattcatttaagtatttgataagtttcttacaatttattgaaaaaaataaaatacaaaatgaaagttatctattttctgtctaaatgAGTCGCAACCTAAGCGGGTGTCTAGGCAGTCCAGGAGGGCGCCTCAGCAGGTCTAGGTgtgatttcttaattttcaaatgcttaggcattaatcggggcggtcACCAAttgcctagtgcctaggcggcgctaggtggggatttttagaacagtgattAATATAGCatgaaatatattaaatttatataatgtGGATCCACAAGATTGGGTAAAAACAACTGAGATGTTACATTTCTTGTGAAGCACAATACCAATATATGAGTATTGGAATGAAATGAAACTTACCTATTGTTGGGGGACTTTTAAGTCGAGGTGGACTTGGGCTTTGAGAGTGTCCTCTTGTCTGCCTTGGTGCGGATTCGTACCAAGTCTTGGAATATCTCAAAATAGTTAGCTTGTCTTAGAAAATACCCCGGTAACATCAAAGGCTCGAAGATAGCATGACCGATCAAGATAATGACTATTTCAAGTGAAGCATGGTGTGGAAGCTAGAAGATTATCGGTTTAACATGATAGAGAAGGGATTTACATGGTTGCATGGCATTCTTCACTGGATAATCTGAGCTTTCCTAGGGTGGTAGTAAGGTTTCTAATGGCTGAGATCTTTAATGGAAGGTTGTGGAAGTTACTAAGATTGCATGGATGATGATGCTTGAGGCTTGGAGTATGTTTTTGGGCTAAATGAAACTTTCTGGGCTTATTTCCTGGGTggttctctctatctctctctgtgTTACCTCCCAATCTtctatctccctctctctaatGGCTTCCCCTCCTCCTTATGTAAGTGAAGGGTTATTCTCTAGGCTTCAAGAGAAGCTCCCTTTATGGCTTCGTCTTCCCTTCCTTTCTCCCTAGCCCTCATATTATTCACCTTTTGGTGTAAGGTAGTTGCATTGTTAAGACTTGTAGTCTATTTCTTCCCGAGGCGCGGGTTTCCCAGGATGGCTTTCCGCAAGTTCTACTTCTGGTAGCGCGCCTCATGGCTTTTGCGCATTGGTTATCTGTGAAAACTGGGAAGGGAAAGTCAGCATTAAATGCCTAACTTGATGGCTTAGCATGCATTTAATGCAGGAATTTAGTTTAGTCCTAACTAAGAGGGTTGACTTGCTAGAGAAAGTGGGTAAACTAGGCTAATTCTCTCTCAATGTTGCCTACGTGAAATGCAAAAGGTATAGGCTTGGATCCTTGGGCTCCCAAGCAACCCAAAGTCTTCCAAAACCCTGATTCCACTTAGGCCCAATAACCTTCCGTAACCATCCACACCACAATCCACTTAACAAGCCTCGAATATGTGACTTGAGCTTAGCATGAATAGTGAGTAGCATAAGGAAGAATGGCGTGATGAATAGGTATGAGCATGGTGTGAATATCCGACTTAATCGTTGTGACATggcatgtttgtatatatatttctcATCAATCCCGCACCTTGGCATGCATTTAGCTTGAATGTAGGCTTTGCATGACAATTGGACCTTGAGAGTTAGTTGGATTGGTGTGTGACATTTTTGGGCCCCAACACCTATTTATATCTTCGAGAAAACATGTGCTTGTTCTATTCCAATGAACTCGCTAATAGGCATGGTCTTATTGGAAAATCAAAATCTGAATCTTTCTCTCACTTGGATAAATATTGCTCACAAAAAGAATTAAGTAATGGAAAGTGGAGAAACGCATTCAAAGCTATGGTACACAACCTCACCAACTATCTATCAAAGTTCTACTTCAAAAATTCAAGAATTGCACGACATGCATCGACTTGATGACTTGTTAGTtaatccaagatcaaggagagATATCATCAAGGAGAGCGTTATTAGAGAAGTTCTAGTGAAGACAGTCAATCAAAAACTTGTGGTCATCTAAGGGAGTGTTATAAAAGTAGATGAACCACTTGAAGAAATAGGCACCGACAGCCAATAGATGTTGAATTTGTGCTACCAGCCTCATGTAACATAGCATGTGCTACTTTCACAGTCCTTAGTTTTAACATGGAATTATATATTTTGCGAAACAAGGGTCTATTCTCTCCCACATATAACATAGAGAAGATGCACAATCTATTATTTTCAATgggggtgtgttatccacacacccctttttacttcataCACACCCTCTTAATTTACATCCGTCGGATCGactaaattaaagaagatcacaGGACAAAAATTAACTAGAGGTatttgagaagtaaaaaagagtgtggatagcacacccctttccATTGcttttgtaatttcattttgataATGAGAAAGATTACTGTTACTGCCCCGATGACGTAGGCACACTTGTTGAACCTTATGAATATTGTGTCTTATTTACTTTATATTTAACTGCACACATATCATCTATTTCACaacattttgaaatgatttctagccgcacgatgtatgatgaaggTCACGATCAcgagatccctaggatccctaggaaaaggatttggcgaggatccttttccaggatcaagatcctctcctgagctaagggtGAGGATCCTCCTGAGCAAGCCTATCGGGCCGTTCAAATTTTattcaacggttacaattattataacttttagaagggCTCCCTgcttgtagccgttggataaaatttgaacgACCCGATGAGCTTACTTAGGAGGATTATCacccttagctcaggagaggatcttgATCCCCTTTTCCATTCTTGGCAGGACTGCATAAGCGATATTCCACGTGGCCGAAAATAATTGGTTGAATCGGCGTGGAAGCCCTGTAGACAAAAAGAACCGCGTTTGCACTCCCCAAATAAGGATAAAACGGATTTTTCAGCTCATCGGAGATCTTCGAACTCTTAAACCAGCAGCTTCGATAAACCTTAGTATTCCAACTCGTTCTCTCCACCGGGTCGACTCAGGTTCGTtcccctctccctctctttccatTTGTTCGTATGCGATCATAGATCTACTGCGTGCAATcttcaattatatatttttatgtgatttaattTTGCGAATTCTTTTGTATTGCTTACGTAATTGTATCTTGGATCTGATTCTcggatttgaatttttgtgcATATTTCAAGATTTGCATGGCTCAATTGAGTATTAgagtttattttattaatttgaattaGAAATTGATTGATTAGATGAATTGTGATGGTTGATTTGCAacttaaattatattttgatgcttcaaaatttgatttttcatttgaaTTCGTCAATTCTTTAGATCTCTGGATGTTGTTACCATTTCTTGTGGTTTGAATCACAGCTGGGTGCTTTTAGTTTAGACTCTAGATAGTTAGATATGGAGTTGGTGGATTTTGTGTAGAAAATTTATCAGCACTCAAACGGCTTCGCTATTTTCTCTGAAACCCTAATGACTGTCAATAAAATCCCAAATGTCTTTGTTTATCATTGATCGGGTCTTTAATTCGGTTACGAATCAAATCCAATGCCATTCTTTCTTGTGTTACCCAACTTCAATTAGAGTACATTCTTCGATTTTGCACATGTAGAATCAACCTATGTTGCTTTTTCCGAATGAGgtactataattttttttcccagCCAAGCGAGTTGAATCTGGCTTAAACTCCTTAAGTTTTCTTTTTCCCGTTgcatatttcttattcttttagtttttttttaattattttaattattttaattattattatttttatcaagTATGTTGAATTAAGGTTATAATTCGGTTTGGTGTTACAGAAAATGGTCCTAGGCGGTGGAGCTGCTCCCCCAAGAGGAAGTGCCGCAGCTACTGCGAgcatgaggaggaggaggatgacaAGTGGTGGGGCTTCAGGAGGTGCAGCAGGGACTATGCTCCAGTTCTACACAGATGATGCCCCGGGACTCAAGATCTCCCCGAATGTTGTTCTCATCATGAGCATTGGTTTCATTGCCTTTGTTGCCGTTCTTCATGTCATGGGTAAGCTCTACTTTGTCCGCAGAGAGGCTTAGAGAAGGGTGCTGCGCTAACAATAGGAAATCAAAATCTTATATGGTGTTTTATGGATCATGGATCAATATACTTTTGTTTTATAAGGTTTCTTTGTACTTTGTGAATGGTTGAAGCAAAGTTTGACATTTTTGGTTCATAGGTTGCTTTACTTGATGGAACTCTTGCCCCTCATCTACTACATTTGATCACTTTTTTGAATGAATTTTGGCTCTTTGCACAAACGCGGTGAGAGTCGCAGGCTCAAAATTCTACATAGGGTTGATGATCTTTGCGCACCATCTCTTAATTCTAGCCATTGATTCTTCTTTGACTTGTTTAATCAAATGGTTTGAAGAATAAAAAGGGTGTGCAAATAGTGAAAAGGGGCATGCAAAAATCATTTTCCTTGTACATGTTTTGCATTATAAGGTGTAGAAGTTTGAGTTCGAGTAATATTTATTTGATGGTAAATCAACACCAATGCTTTCCCAAGGCTTTTGTGGGTTGTGCCATATCTTGTAGTTACCTATCTTAGGAAAGAGATGAAGCGTGAATTCGCACCCAACTGAACTTCCGTCTTACGTCGTCTAGGTATGGGATTTTAACTCAAAAGGTCTCGGTCTAACATTTAATTTTCACCACGAACCATACGAACTTCTATCATTTGAGCATTGGTCAGGGCAATTGAGCAAGCCCAAAGGAACCCAGCAGTTCAAGAGGGGCCCTGTCAAACCACCTGCAAAGCTACGAATACACGTGCGTTGAGAGGATGGCATATCACGCCAAGCACAAAAGAAATTTTTCGTTGTGTCCGTAACACAATTGGTACACTACGTGTTATTAAataagtggtgggaaattttacttttaatgttATTACTTTTTTAACACAAGAATCTCATCATTTGTATAGGAACATCTAATATACCACCTCGTGTTTCGgatacattgaaaaatctccgtACACAACTCATTGTCTCCAACCCATGACATGAGTAAGACCAGTTCCAGTTAGTAAGGCCCCTTCGGGCTATAGGCAACTCACTCCCCTTGAATAGTAAGGCCATCACCAACTGAAGGGGTTATGTTTAGCCAGTATTTTAAAAATCAGCCTAAACATCTCCTAGGTGTTAGGCGATGAAGGCCCACCCCGGTTTAGTGCTAATCGTTTCGAAAAATCGGTCTGGAGCTAggtggtttggtttttttattttttatatatatttattttattaatattgtgctttttttctttttttagtttcatggtggtatacttaAGGAAATGGTGTGCCTAATTTGCAAAGGATGGATTGACAACAAGTTCATCCAATTGTGAAATGAATTGGAGCACTTTTGAGGGGATAcattcaaagaaaagaaataaactagATGCAACAAGGTTAAATAATTTAATCTAAGTCCAATCCAATGCAAGGATCATGAACAAGAAGTATTTAGTGTATCATCCAAGAATATTCCTcattatgattatatgcttactgttttttaaatattgagcTTGTTGGATGGATGTACTTTGTGTAttcttctacttctatttttgcattttatcattcttttaatatccatacaagtatagttttatttttttattattttattattttattatttttattatttttattatttattattatttattattatttttaagtgtAAATAGGCCCTTATCTACAACATATacaataaatttacataaatccgtctaggcgctaggcccttACCCGCCGTCCAACTAGCGCCAAGTGTTTTTAGAACCTTGTGTTTAGCTCCCATCCAAATTATAGCcttgcaagaaattatttttttaatgaatagtaccataccATATTTAtactatctccaaccgaatgtgGCTATTTTTTAGcctcctcaataatttattatttaaagttttttctttaattttattggttaattgaattaaactaccattTTTTTCAGAGAATTAAATTATCATATTAAAACAAGGTTTCCCTACATGTTTTGAGAGTCAATTATCGCTAATGAATAAGCCTCTGGATTATCTTgatataatctcaataatttttccaATAGGATTTCGAGTGACACGTGTCACTAAAGTGAGTAACTctccatatttcttatctttatgtaatcttaataaattttcaaataaaattttcaagtgCCACGTGTCGAGATGTAATTAtttatgaaaatttcaaataggattCTTATCTACGTGGCACTTTTAACAACCCATtgctaattttacgattttattaattttaaaagagtgaattgaccaaaatgcccttagaggcaaTAATTTTGACTTTTATTGACCATCGTTTAGAGAGACATATGACTCATTCTTTTAGTGTATTTGTGTAGTACTCAACAATACAAACACGTGGGCACAAGCGGAATCGAATTTGGAGCTACGATAGAGATTTTACGGACTTACAAATGTGAAGGGTGATTTGGTAATTTCATGTTTAGAGATATTTTGTGTCTTGTGTGAGCCACATGGGGCCCACACCCCACTCTTTCCTTGTTCCCGTGCCCCCTTTCAGATCCCTTGGATCCCTTGATGCCATCTCACTTTGTCTCTCTCTCGGCCCTCTCTTCCCTCAGCCTCTCTCATTTTCTTATCTCTTTTCGTCATTTTCTCCCTTTCTTCGAGCACCCCACAACCATTATTGCAACCACCACTCGCCACTCCTCTGGCGAGCTTCACCACCTAGACCATGGTCAAGAATTGTCGAACATAAATGGGGGAAAAACACCCCCAAGCTCCTATGATCACCTTCTCTGCTTCATTTCATCGAGACACACCACCCTCGCCCTTGCTAGCTCCAAGGACGGCAACGAGTCCCTTACTCCTCCTCGTGTTAGTTTTGACTCCTTCTT encodes the following:
- the LOC126599926 gene encoding protein transport protein Sec61 subunit beta-like; amino-acid sequence: MVLGGGAAPPRGSAAATASMRRRRMTSGGASGGAAGTMLQFYTDDAPGLKISPNVVLIMSIGFIAFVAVLHVMGKLYFVRREA